TTCAGTAGTAAAATTATCATGACCACAACTGCAGTAAATACGCCCTTCCTGCATACTGTCTTTTAAATATTCTAAAACAGCAAACATAATTTTGGGATTAAGAAAATAGTGTTCAAACTGCAGCCCTTGAATCATTTCTTCCAAAGAAAGATATTCCGCCTTAATTGCCTCCTGCACTTTTTCTTTAATCCCTAAATAAGCCAATTTTATTCCAGTTTGTTCACAAACTAAAAAACAAATTTGCTCATTCCAAATTTCCTGTCCCCGCATTTCAAACAAATGCCCCTGTGTACAAACTGGACAAGCTGTTTGTAAATAATATAAATGCCGAGCACGGCGTGTCAAAGACATTAAACGCTTCCCACATTCACAAAATAATTCTACTTGTCCCTTTTTACCACAAGCAAAACGCGACAAAAAATGCATTTCCATTTTGCCGCATTGAGCACAAGGTAAAGCCACAACCGTGTAAGTCGAGAGCAGCATTTTTTTCTCCCCTTTTGTCATTACTTCAGCTATAAGCAACCTTCTGCATTTTTTAATAAAATCCTGCCGAAATCTGACGATTATTTCTTTAAATTTTTTTCCAAAAGAGATTTTAGTTCCATCAAATCAAAAGGTTTTTTCATAATAGCCGCTACTTTTAAATGAGGAGGGAAATCATTTAATTCCATTTCACCATAACCACTCATGGCGATAAGATTAAGTCGATTTTCCACCGCCAAAAGACGCTCCATAGTACTAAAACCATCTAAACCCGGCATCTTTAGATCTACCAAAGCTAATTGGAAATCATGTTTTTGGGCCAAAGCTAGTGCTTCAACCCCCGACTTGGCGGTTAATGCCTTATAGCCTAACAGGTGACACGTTTCGTGTAATAATTGCCGTATTCCTTCTTGATCATCCACGATTAAGACTTGAGCTTTTACCATCCTTACCACCATCCTTCTGGTTGGCTTTAATGCTCTTTAGTCATCAATCACCGCTTATTGGCTTTATAGAATCTAGGAATACCAGCGGCGACCATCGTCTTCCGCAAAGGCAATTCTGCAATAGTACCTACTTGTACAGCCTCGACTTTTGAAATTTCTACCATAGTAAGCTGCATACCTACTTTACCGATAATTCGCCCTACCCCCCCGGGAAAAAACACAGGGGGTGAAAACCTTAACCAGCCTCGGTAACTTAAAAAAAGCTTCAAAACACCTTTCATAAAATCCAACAGATTAGCTGGTTTTAATAAAGGAGCTACCTCCACTCCATCTTTTAATCCCACCGGCAAAACCGCTACCGGAGTAGTCCGACGAGTTTTAAAAGCACGCTGATAACCAACCGTATAACCGCGAGGTAAATCCCTAATATAAACCACCTTCGCCTTAAAGGTCCCTGTTTCCTTTAATTCGACAATTTTTCTTTGTCGGGGTTCTGGATACTGACCATAAAGCAAGGTTCCCACTCGCACCATTTCCAAATACATTTCCGGCAAATCCAAAACCGCAGCACTATTAGCTATATGTCTAATAAAATTCTTTAGACCTATTTCCTCCAAAGCCTGACAAGCCTGCCCGAATAATTTGAATTGTCGCTTAGCATAGCTTTTATTTTTCTGCATAGCAGACGCCAAATGGGAATAAACCCCTTCAATATTTACCTCGGGAATTTGTAATAATCTTTGAGCAGCAGGTACAACTTCTTTCGGCCAAAGCCCATAACGGCCCAAACCTGTCTCCACTTTCAAATGTACTTTTAATTTACCCTCATGTTCAGCAAACCATTTTTCTACCTGTAAAACAGCAGCTAAATCAGCAATAGTTGCCGTTAAATCATGTTCTACATATAAAGCCAATTCCTCGGGGAAAAAAGGCCTAAACACCAAAATGGGCACCCGAACACCAGCAGTACGCAGTATCAGCCCCTCTTCAGCAGTGGTAACCCCTAACATTTCTACCCCTAATTTTTCCAAAAACAAACTGACAGGTACCAAACCATGTCCATAGGCATCAGCTTTAACAACCGCCAACAATTTAACTTGAGGGCCAATTCTTTCCCGAATTAACTCATAATTATATTTTAAGGCTTCTAAATCCACCTCCAGCCAACAAGGCAAATTAGCAGCAGCTAGCATTCTTAATCCCCCTTGAACAAGGCCCTTTTCCAATTAAGCAACCTTCTAATATTTTTCTGATAAAGAGGCTCCCAGCTTGTCCACATCCGATAATAAAAAGGTGCAAAAACTAAATCATATTCGCCTACAAATTCAGTAAACGTACCCTTGAAGCCTTTTTTAAAACGATATAAGCCATATAAAGGATTATCTGGTGAAAGATCACCAGAAATACCGCGAAAATCATATACCTTACAGCCATTGGCTTTCGCCCATTTAATCATCGTCCACTGCAGCAAATAATTAGGCATCACGCGGCGGTGCTGATTCGAAGAAGCCCCATAAATATACCAAGCAGTATCCCCAAAAAGATATGCCAAAGTACCAGCAATCGGCTTATCCTGATAATAAGCTAAAAATAATTTTAAATAACCTGCCGGATACAGACAATCCCACATTTGAGTAAAATAATCAAAGGAACGCACCAAAAAATTATTACGTTCTGTAGTCTCTTGCAGTAAATTATAAAAAATAGTCAAATCCGCTGCTGTACAGTCTTCTTTAATCACAACCCCCCTGCGTTTGGCCAAACGAATATTATAACGGGTTTTAGAATGAAAATTAGCCAAAAGTGTTTCTTCATCAGGTGTTAAATCCAAACGAAAAACAAATTTTGGCTGAATTCCGGAAAATCCGTCTCGGGTACTCACCAACACAAAACCGCGTGCCGCAAAATAATCTTTTATTTGCGTTTCATCAGCAGGAATATCGGGGTCAATTTTTAAAAAAATAGCCCCTTTTTCCCGGGCAAATTTTTTCAGCGAAGCAAACAAAAAATCCATTACTTCCCGATTAGTTAAATCTCCCACAGGTCCGCGTGGAGCATAGAAAATAACTTTACCAATTACCGGCAAACGACGAGATAAAATACTAATTCCCGCTACTGGTTTTTGTCTATCTTCCACTAAAAAACGATAAGCCTGCCAGGCTCCTTTGCTTTTTAATTCACCCCATTCCCAAGTTTGCAAAACATGAGTTTTAGGTGCTGTTAACAAAAACCGATTATAAGTCTCTTTTTCCGTTTCGTCTAATAAGCGAAAAAAATACATTGTTTTTAGGTCAAACCTCCTTCAAGTGTCCTCCTAATTATGTTTACCTGTTTGCCGCCTTTTTAAAGCCGCCCCTAAAAAATCTCTAAACAAAGGATGAGCTCGATTGGGACGTGATTTAAATTCCGGATGAAATTGACAGCCGACAAACCAAGGATGTTCCGAAATTTCCATAATCACAAGAGAACCATCATGTGGAGAAAGACCACTAAACACTAAACCCCCTTTTTCCAAATACTGCCGCTGGGCACTATTAAATTCATAATAATGACGATGTCTTTCAGCAATTTCTTT
Above is a genomic segment from Clostridia bacterium containing:
- a CDS encoding response regulator is translated as MVKAQVLIVDDQEGIRQLLHETCHLLGYKALTAKSGVEALALAQKHDFQLALVDLKMPGLDGFSTMERLLAVENRLNLIAMSGYGEMELNDFPPHLKVAAIMKKPFDLMELKSLLEKNLKK
- a CDS encoding peptidoglycan bridge formation glycyltransferase FemA/FemB family protein, translated to MYFFRLLDETEKETYNRFLLTAPKTHVLQTWEWGELKSKGAWQAYRFLVEDRQKPVAGISILSRRLPVIGKVIFYAPRGPVGDLTNREVMDFLFASLKKFAREKGAIFLKIDPDIPADETQIKDYFAARGFVLVSTRDGFSGIQPKFVFRLDLTPDEETLLANFHSKTRYNIRLAKRRGVVIKEDCTAADLTIFYNLLQETTERNNFLVRSFDYFTQMWDCLYPAGYLKLFLAYYQDKPIAGTLAYLFGDTAWYIYGASSNQHRRVMPNYLLQWTMIKWAKANGCKVYDFRGISGDLSPDNPLYGLYRFKKGFKGTFTEFVGEYDLVFAPFYYRMWTSWEPLYQKNIRRLLNWKRALFKGD
- the alr gene encoding alanine racemase translates to MLAAANLPCWLEVDLEALKYNYELIRERIGPQVKLLAVVKADAYGHGLVPVSLFLEKLGVEMLGVTTAEEGLILRTAGVRVPILVFRPFFPEELALYVEHDLTATIADLAAVLQVEKWFAEHEGKLKVHLKVETGLGRYGLWPKEVVPAAQRLLQIPEVNIEGVYSHLASAMQKNKSYAKRQFKLFGQACQALEEIGLKNFIRHIANSAAVLDLPEMYLEMVRVGTLLYGQYPEPRQRKIVELKETGTFKAKVVYIRDLPRGYTVGYQRAFKTRRTTPVAVLPVGLKDGVEVAPLLKPANLLDFMKGVLKLFLSYRGWLRFSPPVFFPGGVGRIIGKVGMQLTMVEISKVEAVQVGTIAELPLRKTMVAAGIPRFYKANKR